A window from Setaria italica strain Yugu1 chromosome VIII, Setaria_italica_v2.0, whole genome shotgun sequence encodes these proteins:
- the LOC101764552 gene encoding uncharacterized protein LOC101764552, with product MVQPRPRKRGRPRTELGGGEAEAVGEDGEDPAVLFPLGALVEVRSDDSGFAGSFYEATVAGYQRSGLGYVVTYATLSRSKDGGSPLRELAAAADVRPRPPPSPPRGFAPHEMVEAFHNDGWWAGVVCAVPTEAEAAAGRRVYKVCFPTSREMLEFEETALRPNRVFRGERWIPAAEVESGTPLFRDGIQVEVSRSAKTFGKYWSPAIILKVIGATSFLVQYRDAREDGEQVTEILDSQYIRPTRNIIHMDSKYRFLPSSHVEVFHEGSWWTGAVSEVLDNESTKKYVVKINNEEADMDDVECVDLLTVDHTQLRPKYNWYRGKWVRCLTEKPGNRGPQLKPRKRPISAALESSGDSVELTASGPCIDSEDISDEPGSYLKDKGNDEDVVLKQVCPEFLVRNENDQIKHMPSSFPERVVKQQNTVLSFESHLTVPSQSSVTGFHSLKYDPKLCLSGQLELSSSRVITMPSVPQTGQLQASLFGAFGQLRPLPQGPIFGMQSHTIDFSSIVGSEKTFTDQGKQANYKCGYLMTGSKQKIKFGSFSGTDLARKRLFTGQGKQANDKGSYLMTGSQPNIDSGSFSGTGQSRKRLKESVSPQTPEQLRGSPKIMRKKKRMADKKVKEASKLAAISEEPTELNNNNGKDLSKNKDPGSVLLPQVNTVTCTDSKPLKDDTDSQGISIFLRESSVADEIIPSGVPIGADKFHQEDYIGAAQHGATKVSVLTEKSVLSMTSTLNNPGEAQVLLSDSSTQCGKEAANAEESAIIMEQGTSEEYCQQYSVMNDDANVHLLPSAESCKDTGDKDNNKAMVECVPTDDVSSMGGGVAPNLLPSSENYEDGKDGMGKEDHQENTCNVPETKHANADGLSSALSLPVLKKFAAPHEQHGVSQQDHGSAMVGFAAEASESMESSEITQLSSIGICNSSEAEQGDTLIDPKDSEHTPMSKYAPSRTQGSCLSLSQRSLDAHESIMAVHGTEPLASMNLPFMKTSSLWEQIEAMEVFRNMPQRPNFHKFQQHVPELREGMALGLMLSFANLAESIRRLSIHDEDALFKEKMKGLCLLEADGFDVRHLRSRLETLVHIRSSPAVLQGAIKDLEKKISHKVTDDRHLGAQIRVLNMTVRHLEVQAYLFRCITQSAVSQKMNIASEIGRLKTEAGTLERSYLSAEQSFSNAAAAPW from the exons ATGGTGCAGCCGCGCCCGCGGAAGCGGGGCCGGCCCCGCACGGAGCTcgggggcggcgaggcggaggcggtgggggaggacggcgaggaccCCGCGGTCCTGTTCCCGCTCGGCGCCCTGGTGGAGGTGCGCAGCGACGACTCCGGCTTCGCCGGCTCCTTTTACGAGGCCACCGTCGCCGGGTACCAGCGCAGCGGCCTCGGCTACGTTGTGACCTACGCCACGCTCAGCCGGAGCAAGGACGGGGGCTCGCCGCTgcgggagctcgccgccgcggcggacgtgcgcccgcgcccgcccccctcgccgccgcgggggttCGCACCGCACGAGATGGTCGAGGCTTTCCACAACGACGGCTGGTGGGCCGGCGTCGTCTGCGCCGTCCCGACtgaggcggaggccgccgcggggcggcgggtgTACAAGGTGTGCTTCCCGACGTCGCGGGAGATGCTGGAGTTCGAGGAGACGGCGCTGCGGCCCAACCGCGTGTTCCGGGGCGAGCGCTGGATTCCGGCTGCAGAGGTG GAAAGTGGAACACCGCTATTCAGAGATGGAATCCAAGTTGAAGTGAGTCGGTCTGCCAAAACCTTTGGCAAATACTGGAGTCCAGCTATTATTCTGAAAGTAATTGGTGCTACAAGTTTTTTAGTACAATACAGAGATGCAAGAGAGGATGGGGAACAGGTTACTGAGATTCTAGATTCTCAATATATTCGGCCAACACGAAACATCATCCACATGGACTCTAAGTATAGATTTCTCCCATCTTCTCATGTGGAGGTTTTTCATGAAGGTAGCTGGTGGACTGGTGCTGTTTCAGAGGTTTTGGATAATGAATCTACCAAGAAGTATGTTGTTAAAATCAATAACGAAGAGGCAGACATGGATGATGTGGAATGTGTGGATTTGTTGACTGTTGACCATACACAGCTAAGGCCAAAGTACAATTGGTATCGTGGAAAGTGGGTGCGCTGCTTGACAGAG AAACCTGGTAATAGAGGGCCTCAACTAAAACCTCGTAAAAGGCCAATTTCTGCTGCCTTGGAATCAAGTGGTGACAGTGTTGAACTTACTGCATCAGGACCATGTATTGACAGTGAAGATATCAGTGATGAACCTGGCTCTTATCTTAAGGACAAGGGTAATGATGAAGATGTAGTACTGAAACAAGTTTGTCCTGAGTTTTTGGTGCGTAATGAAAATGATCAAATCAAGCATATGCCAAGCTCTTTTCCAGAAAGAGTGGTCAAGCAACAAAACACAGTATTATCATTCGAGTCCCACTTGACAGTTCCTTCACAGTCATCAGTGACAGGATTTCACAGTTTGAAATATGATCCTAAGCTTTGTCTAAGTGGTCAACTTGAACTATCCTCTTCTCGGGTGATTACCATGCCCTCTGTGCCACAGACTGGACAGTTGCAGGCTTCCTTGTTTGGAGCATTTGGACAACTAAGGCCTCTCCCGCAGGGCCCAATTTTCGGAATGCAATCACATACTATAGATTTTAGCAGCATTGTAGGATCAGAAAAGACATTTACTGATCAGGGAAAGCAAGCAAATTATAAATGTGGTTATCTGATGACTGGTTCTAAACAGAAGATCAAATTTGGATCGTTTTCTGGAACTGATCTGGCCAGGAAAAGACTATTTACTGGTCAGGGAAAGCAAGCAAATGATAAAGGTAGTTATCTGATGACTGGTTCTCAACCGAACATCGATTCTGGATCATTTTCTGGAACTGGTCAGTCCAGGAAAAGACTGAAGGAGAGTGTTTCTCCTCAAACACCAGAGCAACTAAGAGGGAGCCCTAAAATC atgcgaaaaaagaaaaggatggctGATAAAAAAGTTAAGGAAGCCAGCAAACTTGCAGCTATCTCTGAAGAAC CCACTGAACTGAACAACAATAATGGCAAAGATCTATCAAAGAACAAAGATCCTGGGTCTGTATTACTTCCGCAAGTTAATACTGTGACTTGCACTGACTCAAAGCCACTAAAGGATGATACAG ATTCACAGGGAATTAGTATTTTTTTGAGGGAGAGTAGTGTTGCAGATGAGATCATACCAAGTGGAGTACCAATTGGAGCAGATAAATTTCACCAAGAGGATTATATTGGAGCAGCACAACATGGTGCAACTAAAGTTAGTGTTCTGACTGAGAAGTCAGTGTTATCTATGACTTCAACACTGAACAATCCTGGTGAGGCACAAGTGTTGCTTTCAGATTCTTCAACTCAATGTGGAAAGGAGGCAGCCAATGCTGAGGAGTCTGCAATAATCATGGAACAAGGCACTAGTGAAGAATATTGTCAGCAATATTCTGTTATGAATGATGATGCTAATGTCCATTTGCTGCCTTCAGCAGAGAGTTGTAAAGATACTGGGGATAAAGATAACAATAAGGCCATGGTGGAGTGTGTTCCAACTGATGATGTCTCTAGTATGGGCGGTGGTGTGGCTCCGAATCTGTTACCATCTAGTGAGAATTATGAGGATGGCAAGGATGGTATGGGCAAGGAGGATCATCAAGAAAACACCTGTAATGTGCCTGAAACTAAGCATGCCAATGCTGATGGTCTGTCCTCAGCTCTATCCTTACCTGTGTTAAAGAAATTCGCAGCTCCTCATGAGCAACATGGAGTGTCACAACAGGATCATGGTTCAGCCATGGTAGGGTTTGCAGCTGAAGCTAGCGAATCCATGGAGAGTTCAGAAATAACGCAGTTGTCTTCTATTGGTATCTGCAACTCTAGTGAAGCAGAACAAGGTGATACATTGATTGATCCAAAAGATTCTGAGCATACTCCAATGTCCAAGTATGCTCCAAGCAGAACACAAGGCTCTTGCCTCTCCTTGTCGCAGAGATCTCTTGATGCCCATGAGAGCATCATGGCTGTTCATGGTACAGAACCATTGGCTAGCATGAATCTTCCATTCATGAAGACCTCCTCGTTGTGGGAACAGATTGAGGCAATGGAAGTTTTCCGCAATATGCCCCAGCGACCAAATTTTCACAAGTTCCAGCAGCATGTTCCAGAGCTTCGTGAAGGAATGGCTTTGGGTTTGATGCTCTCCTTTGCCAATTTGGCAGAAAGCATAAGAAGACTGAGCATTCACGATGAGGATGCGCTTTTcaaagagaagatgaagggcCTTTGTTTGTTGGAGGCAGATGGTTTCGACGTCAGGCACCTGCGATCACGGTTGGAGACACTGGTGCACATAAGGAGCAGCCCTGCCGTATTGCAGGGCGCTATTAAAGACTTGGAGAAGAAGATTTCTCACAAAGTAACTGATGATAGGCACCTGGGCGCACAAATTCGTGTGCTAAATATGACTGTCCGTCATCTTGAAGTGCAGGCTTATCTCTTCCGCTGCATAACGCAGTCTGCTGTTTCACAGAAGATGAACATTGCTTCAGAGATTGGAAGGCTGAAAACAGAAGCCGGCACGCTTGAGCGGTCATATCTGTCTGCCGAGCAGAGCTTCAGCAATGCCGCCGCAGCACCATGGTAA